A genomic window from Candidatus Kouleothrix ribensis includes:
- a CDS encoding GNAT family N-acetyltransferase — protein MQRYTHPTARGEVGIRPTRESDAEAYRALRLAALRAHPEAFGADYAQSAAQPPAYWQERMRRGAGGEHGVSYVAEAAGALVGITGLVRHHDEPKDRHAGLIVSVYVAPEWRGAGVASALLEACLAWARQLELRLVRLAVATSNTPAIRTYLRHGFTVYGVEPEAIGYGGQYYDELLMVKRL, from the coding sequence ATGCAGCGCTACACACACCCAACCGCACGCGGCGAGGTCGGCATCCGCCCGACGCGCGAAAGCGATGCTGAAGCCTACCGCGCGCTACGGCTGGCGGCGCTGCGGGCGCACCCCGAGGCATTTGGCGCCGACTACGCGCAGAGCGCGGCCCAGCCGCCGGCATACTGGCAGGAGCGTATGCGCCGCGGCGCGGGCGGCGAGCACGGCGTGTCCTACGTGGCCGAGGCCGCCGGCGCACTGGTCGGCATCACCGGGCTGGTACGCCACCACGACGAGCCGAAGGATCGCCACGCCGGCCTGATCGTCAGCGTGTATGTGGCGCCGGAATGGCGCGGGGCTGGTGTCGCCAGCGCGCTGCTGGAAGCCTGCCTGGCATGGGCGCGACAGCTCGAGCTGCGGCTGGTTCGGCTCGCGGTGGCCACCAGCAACACCCCGGCGATCCGCACCTACCTGCGCCACGGCTTCACAGTCTATGGCGTTGAACCCGAGGCGATCGGCTATGGCGGCCAGTATTACGACGAGCTGCTCATGGTCAAACGCCTATAG
- the asd gene encoding aspartate-semialdehyde dehydrogenase, which yields MPRTKMPIAILGATGAVGQRMIQLLANHPWFEIAALTGSDRTIGRPYGELVRWVLDDAPPPEIARMIVRPSEHVADVALALSALPTDAATAIEPLWAERVAVCSNASTYRMTPDVPLLIPEVNPEHLALIERQRAERGWRGCLITNPNCSTIGIVMALKPLHSAFGITTVHAATLQAISGAGYPGVASLDILDNIVPNIANGGEEAKIETEPLKLLGEVADGRVREAQIGISAQVTRVPVIDGHTALLSIGFERKPSVEAALAALAGFRAPAQVRELPSAPELPVIVRGESDRPQPRRDRDAGKGMSASVGRVRPCNLLDLRMVVLSHNTIRGAAGGALLNAELLVAAGVVA from the coding sequence ATGCCACGCACAAAGATGCCCATCGCCATCCTTGGCGCAACCGGCGCCGTGGGCCAGCGCATGATCCAGCTGCTGGCCAACCACCCCTGGTTCGAGATCGCCGCGCTGACCGGCTCGGATCGCACGATTGGCCGGCCGTACGGCGAGCTGGTGCGCTGGGTGCTCGACGACGCGCCGCCGCCCGAGATCGCGCGCATGATCGTGCGGCCGAGCGAGCACGTGGCCGACGTAGCCCTGGCGCTCTCGGCGCTACCGACCGACGCAGCGACGGCGATCGAGCCGCTGTGGGCCGAGCGCGTGGCGGTATGCTCGAACGCCTCGACCTACCGCATGACACCGGATGTGCCGCTGCTCATCCCCGAGGTGAACCCCGAGCACCTGGCGCTGATCGAACGCCAGCGTGCCGAGCGCGGCTGGCGCGGCTGCCTGATCACCAACCCGAACTGCTCGACGATTGGGATCGTGATGGCGCTGAAGCCGCTGCACAGCGCGTTCGGCATCACCACGGTACACGCCGCCACGCTCCAGGCGATCTCGGGGGCAGGCTACCCCGGCGTGGCCTCGCTCGACATCCTCGACAATATCGTGCCGAACATCGCCAATGGCGGCGAAGAAGCCAAGATCGAAACCGAGCCGCTCAAGCTGCTGGGCGAGGTGGCCGACGGCCGTGTGCGCGAAGCCCAGATCGGCATCAGCGCACAGGTGACGCGCGTGCCGGTGATCGACGGGCACACCGCGCTGCTCTCAATCGGCTTCGAGCGCAAGCCCTCAGTCGAGGCCGCGCTGGCCGCGCTGGCCGGCTTCCGCGCGCCCGCGCAGGTGCGCGAGCTGCCGAGCGCGCCGGAGCTGCCGGTGATCGTGCGCGGCGAATCCGACCGCCCGCAGCCCCGCCGCGACCGCGACGCCGGCAAGGGCATGAGCGCCAGCGTCGGGCGGGTGCGGCCGTGCAACCTGCTCGACCTGCGCATGGTCGTGCTGTCGCACAACACCATCCGCGGCGCGGCCGGCGGCGCACTGCTGAACGCCGAGCTGCTGGTGGCGGCGGGGGTGGTGGCGTAA
- a CDS encoding response regulator transcription factor: protein MTGAVPTRLLLVEDSGYMADAFQSLLVLLPELQMVGQASCHSEAIEAATRLQPDIAVVDLRIPAIPGAPPAPAHGLAVLRDLHHQLPAITLLVLSSLPEQAWLVPAAQAGAAGYLSKDTSSAAIVAALRAVLSRRLAFTLAQLQLLQAGIGTTLSPREREVLALLAEGAGNQELAKRLGISVGTARKHVERLCDLFGVNSRGQVVAVARQRGLLG from the coding sequence ATGACCGGTGCCGTGCCAACCCGCCTGCTGCTGGTCGAAGACAGCGGCTACATGGCCGACGCGTTTCAAAGCTTGCTCGTGCTGTTGCCCGAGCTGCAGATGGTGGGCCAGGCCAGCTGCCACAGCGAAGCAATCGAGGCGGCCACGCGGCTGCAGCCCGATATTGCGGTGGTCGACCTGCGCATCCCAGCCATACCAGGTGCCCCGCCCGCGCCCGCGCACGGGCTGGCAGTTCTGCGCGATCTCCATCACCAGCTGCCGGCGATCACCCTGCTGGTGCTGTCGTCGTTGCCCGAGCAGGCCTGGCTGGTGCCGGCAGCCCAGGCTGGTGCGGCTGGCTACCTCAGCAAAGATACATCGTCTGCGGCGATTGTCGCCGCGCTACGGGCGGTGTTGAGCAGGCGCCTGGCCTTTACGCTGGCCCAGCTGCAGCTGCTTCAGGCGGGGATCGGCACCACACTCTCGCCGCGCGAACGCGAGGTGCTGGCGCTATTGGCCGAGGGCGCCGGCAACCAGGAGCTGGCGAAGCGGCTGGGCATCAGCGTCGGCACTGCGCGCAAGCACGTCGAGCGGCTGTGTGATCTGTTTGGCGTCAATAGCCGCGGGCAGGTGGTCGCGGTGGCGCGTCAGCGCGGGTTGTTGGGCTAA
- a CDS encoding PLP-dependent aminotransferase family protein, translated as MTDTIVFTRGVPPTEAFPTDELAQCFDAALRNDTAVVLQYGQQPGYPALRRLLAAEYGVADNEVLIGNGSLQLQDLVSAYLIRPGATVLTEQPSYDRAIGTFRRRGAKTIGIPLEPDGIDVARLEAEVRRQVPAFLYLVPDFQNPAGATLSLAKRQAVVALAQRYGFWVIEDVPYRKLRYQGEDLPLLRSIDASRVITMSSFSKLLSPGIRVGFMIAPAELIAAVTKAGEDTFLSPVLPTQAAVAEYIGRGWLQPNIERLKALYRPRWQTMVNATRQQLAGAQIFAPDGGFFVSILLPEDANYGGLVARAKDHGLVLTPGQAFFADPDQGTIPDGERFVRLPFCAVAPAQIDEGVRRLASLL; from the coding sequence ATGACCGACACGATTGTTTTCACCCGCGGCGTGCCGCCGACCGAGGCATTCCCCACCGACGAGCTGGCGCAGTGCTTCGACGCGGCACTGCGCAACGACACCGCCGTGGTGCTTCAGTACGGCCAGCAGCCCGGCTACCCGGCGCTGCGGCGCTTGCTCGCCGCCGAATACGGTGTCGCCGACAACGAAGTGCTGATCGGCAATGGCTCGCTCCAGTTGCAAGACCTGGTTTCAGCCTACCTGATCAGGCCCGGCGCTACAGTGCTGACCGAGCAACCCAGCTACGATCGCGCGATCGGCACATTCCGGCGGCGCGGCGCCAAGACGATCGGCATCCCGCTTGAGCCCGACGGCATCGATGTGGCCCGGCTCGAGGCCGAGGTGCGCCGCCAGGTGCCGGCGTTCCTCTACCTGGTGCCCGACTTCCAGAACCCGGCCGGTGCCACACTGTCGCTGGCCAAGCGCCAGGCAGTCGTTGCGCTGGCGCAGCGCTACGGCTTCTGGGTGATCGAAGATGTGCCATACCGCAAGCTGCGCTACCAGGGCGAGGATCTGCCGCTGCTGCGCTCGATCGACGCCAGCCGCGTGATCACGATGAGCTCGTTCAGCAAGCTGCTCAGCCCCGGCATTCGCGTCGGCTTCATGATCGCGCCGGCCGAGCTGATTGCGGCGGTGACCAAGGCCGGCGAGGACACCTTTCTGTCGCCGGTGCTGCCCACCCAGGCGGCCGTGGCCGAGTACATCGGGCGCGGCTGGCTGCAGCCGAATATCGAGCGGCTCAAAGCGCTGTACCGGCCGCGCTGGCAGACGATGGTGAACGCGACGCGCCAGCAGCTGGCCGGCGCGCAGATCTTCGCGCCCGACGGCGGCTTCTTCGTGAGCATATTGCTGCCGGAAGATGCCAACTACGGCGGGCTGGTGGCACGGGCCAAAGACCACGGGCTGGTGCTGACGCCCGGCCAGGCCTTCTTCGCCGATCCCGACCAGGGCACGATCCCGGACGGCGAGCGCTTTGTGCGCCTCCCGTTCTGCGCCGTCGCACCCGCGCAGATCGACGAGGGCGTGCGCCGGCTGGCCAGCCTGCTGTAG
- a CDS encoding cobalamin-binding protein, translating into MRIVSLLPSATEIVCALGLGDALVGVTHECDYPAEARTKPVVTSSLLDHAGTSSEEIDHTVRKQLRAGLSLYEIDHALLAELAPDLILTQTLCQVCSVSYSAVTRVVQDLHDTFAGFAPTVLSLEPHSVDDILATIAQVGAAAGVAERADTLVADLRARAERVRARAAQIAYRPRVACLEWLDPVFGPGHWLPELIEIAGGQAGLGSAHHDSQRVAWGDVIAFAPEVIILTPCGFDLQRTLAEAQQVLPHRSGWGVLPAVRQGRVYAIDGNAYFSRPGPRVIDSIELIAELIHPEQFAGWGPRDAWQPFAASA; encoded by the coding sequence TTGCGGATCGTCTCATTATTACCGAGCGCCACCGAGATCGTGTGTGCGCTTGGCCTGGGTGATGCGCTGGTGGGCGTGACCCACGAGTGCGACTACCCGGCCGAGGCGCGCACAAAGCCGGTGGTAACCAGCAGCCTGCTCGACCACGCCGGCACAAGCTCGGAGGAGATTGATCACACGGTGCGGAAGCAGCTGCGGGCCGGCTTGAGCCTGTATGAAATTGACCACGCCTTGCTGGCCGAGCTGGCACCCGACCTGATTCTGACGCAGACGCTCTGCCAGGTGTGCAGCGTGTCGTACAGCGCGGTTACCCGCGTGGTACAAGATCTGCATGACACGTTCGCGGGCTTTGCGCCGACGGTGCTTTCGCTCGAGCCACATAGCGTCGACGATATTCTGGCCACGATTGCACAGGTGGGTGCGGCAGCCGGCGTGGCCGAGCGCGCCGACACACTGGTAGCAGATCTGCGCGCGCGCGCCGAGCGCGTACGGGCACGGGCCGCCCAGATCGCATACCGCCCGCGCGTAGCCTGCCTCGAATGGCTCGACCCGGTGTTCGGGCCGGGGCACTGGCTGCCCGAGCTGATCGAGATCGCGGGCGGGCAGGCCGGGCTCGGCAGCGCCCACCACGACTCGCAGCGGGTCGCGTGGGGCGATGTGATCGCCTTCGCGCCCGAGGTGATCATCCTGACGCCGTGTGGCTTCGATCTCCAGCGCACACTGGCCGAGGCCCAGCAGGTGCTGCCGCACCGCTCGGGGTGGGGCGTGCTGCCGGCGGTGCGGCAGGGGCGTGTGTATGCGATCGACGGCAATGCGTACTTCAGCCGGCCCGGCCCGCGGGTGATCGACAGCATCGAGCTGATCGCCGAGCTGATCCATCCCGAGCAGTTCGCAGGGTGGGGGCCGCGCGATGCATGGCAGCCATTCGCGGCGAGTGCGTAG
- a CDS encoding DUF72 domain-containing protein: MSKQPATRLRIGCAVWAYKAWIGDLFPPGSRSADLLALYSRRLTTVEGNTTFYATPRPEVVQRWAEETPDTFRFCFKLPREVSHERPLAAQLPATSAFIERLAPLGQRLGPFFLQLPPGYRAHTIDDLEGWLAAWPAEYGLAVEVRHDDWYAEPAERALMELLARHNAGRVVMDVRPLSAGPLPGAEIDLQAARDRKPDVPMHPLHSGGIALIRYIGHPTPELNEPFLDEWAARVAAWLAAGIEVYFFCHCPDERQSPGLCRAFQQRIARLADVPPLPWDELGAAPEQLTLF, from the coding sequence ATGAGCAAGCAACCCGCCACACGCCTCCGAATTGGCTGCGCGGTGTGGGCCTACAAAGCGTGGATCGGCGACCTGTTCCCACCCGGCAGCAGAAGCGCCGACTTGCTGGCGCTCTACAGCCGGCGGCTAACCACGGTAGAGGGTAATACTACGTTCTACGCAACCCCGCGGCCCGAGGTGGTGCAGCGCTGGGCCGAAGAGACCCCCGACACGTTTCGGTTTTGCTTCAAGCTGCCGCGCGAGGTGAGCCACGAGCGGCCGCTGGCGGCGCAGCTGCCTGCCACCAGCGCGTTCATCGAGCGCCTGGCGCCTTTGGGGCAACGGCTTGGGCCATTCTTCCTGCAGCTGCCGCCGGGCTATCGCGCGCATACGATCGATGATCTCGAGGGCTGGCTGGCGGCCTGGCCTGCGGAATACGGCCTGGCGGTTGAGGTGCGCCACGACGACTGGTACGCCGAGCCGGCTGAACGTGCGCTGATGGAACTTTTGGCGCGCCACAACGCCGGCCGGGTGGTGATGGATGTGCGCCCGCTCAGCGCCGGGCCGCTGCCGGGCGCCGAGATCGACCTGCAGGCCGCGCGCGACCGCAAGCCCGACGTGCCGATGCACCCGCTGCATAGCGGCGGCATCGCGCTCATCCGCTATATTGGCCACCCCACGCCCGAGCTGAACGAGCCGTTCCTGGACGAGTGGGCCGCGCGCGTGGCCGCGTGGCTGGCCGCCGGCATCGAGGTATACTTCTTCTGCCACTGCCCCGACGAGCGCCAGTCGCCGGGCCTGTGCCGGGCCTTCCAGCAGCGCATCGCACGCCTGGCCGATGTGCCGCCGCTGCCGTGGGACGAGCTGGGCGCCGCGCCTGAGCAGCTGACGCTGTTTTGA